GTTCCTATACTAAGGAAATCAATTAGGTGTCCTGTGAAGATTACttctaaaagaaagaaaaaagaaagaaacaaactgcaataatttttttatatttatttataataaattttttaaaaaaagaggcAAAATCAAATAATCAGAACTCCAAAGATATTAAATAGCATATTCAAATACATGTCTAACACAGCATTATGCATTATTGAATCTGATATAGCTGGAGTGAATAGACAATCAGGCATTACATATAACATATTAAGCACAAGGCACCAGATATATaggtaaatatataaatatccAATATAAAGAACTACCTAAATCTTGGCTagacaagtataagtacttcaCCCTACATGCATATTAATAAGATTCCAAATACAATGACCACCACAACCTTTTTCAGATATGCAAAGCACACAATTGTAAGCTCCACATTCGGCCCTATTTGAAGTAGCCAAAATACTATACATTCACTATCCTTTCCTCCAATCCTCAATCTTGATCAGGTTCCAAGACAAGCAATGCAATTCATCATACCAACCAAATGAGTATCAGTATCTCCAACTTCATACATTTAATTCCATGTATCAAAAAATGGCTATCATAATAGCCAGGGCACAAGCAAAGATAATCATGGGCATGCTTGGTTGAAATGTAACATTCTTATCCTCTAGCACTAATTAAATTGATCAGGCTTATCATCCATCTTCCCTGTCATAGCAAACCTTAATCTATCCACATTCAAGTTTCTGTTGTACCTTTATAATGTTTCAAGAACCACTTTATGCCATTGTAAATCCCTTTTAAGATAATGGTGAGTTCCATGACTGAGAAAACCATATCAAAAAGGTTCATGAACAACAACACACATAGAATACCTTGCATCTTACTGCAATGTTGATGGCATCTGAAGGTCGAAGGTCAAAACTGACACACTCTGTCTCATTACCCACCTGTCATGACATTGAACAGACCAACCCGTCACAACAATGTATGGTTGTACATTTTCACACattccacccccccccccccccccccaaaaaaaaaaaaaaaaaagataaagataaaggaGAACTAAAGTACAAGGGTATAGTTTATATGCCTTGGTGAGGTATAACTGAGCAAAATATGCTTCATGCACTCTCTTAGTAACTCTAACAATTCTGACCTGCATTAACAGAAAATAAGTATCATATTCAAAATCATGAAGAAAGCAAGTTCAAGTGGCACAATCTGATTGTAAGAGAGGAATAAACAGACACAAACATACTTCATAGCCCATCTTATCAATCATCTCCTTAACCACTTGATAGAGAGTGGGTCTAGCCTGACAAAAATAATCACATAGTAATCTTCAGCAAAGCTATTGGACATAAAACCAAGTTTTCCTAAGTCAGATTTTGATAGTGAAATATCCCACGTATAAAAATTCTAATTCAATAAGGAAGGAAGAAGGAGCAGGGAGAATTGACACGTACAATTGGAACATTGCGCACTGCTGCCATGAGCAAAACACTTGGCATTTCCACTGAAAATAAAGGCAAACACAAATTTCAAAATGACAGAAATTAATGCAGTATCTGATATATACTTTAGAAATGAAGATCTTCTAGAAAGAATCAGAAgcaagaattttgtttttgggacaAGTAATGGAGGAGAGAATTGGAAGCAAGATATACATACAAACAATTATGGGAAGAAGAAGACCAGTCCCATCTTCCATTTTCAATACAATTGCAGGATGTGGAGCATAATCTGGCAGATGCCCACCCTGAGGGTTGTTGTGGACACATCTTAGATTCCTACCATCCCTCATTTTGATCATGAAACCATCTATTCCACTCTTCACCTCAACTATATCAAAAAACAAATGGAAATATCAATTAATGAAAAGCTGATCATCAAAGCATATGAAAATCTGTGGTAATATTATTAAGAGGCCAGTGACCCAGACTATCATTTTTCAATAGAATTTTTAGACCCAAAATCATCTCTGCTGAAATAAATTactaccatatatatatatatatatatgagcaatAAGAAACAAAATGGGTTTCAAACAATCCACAATTATATGAGAATTACGCGCAAAGACATGAGCTAGCCACTGGCTTAACTTACCGGCTTCAATCACACTAGAGTTAacataatcttcatcatttatGTTGAAGTTCTCTGCCATGCTTCCATTCCCATCGGACGGTGAGCTGTAACTACAATGCACTGTCTTGCATTTTTGCAAGTGTAATTGGTGAGGCAAAATCCCAACTTTAGTCTTGCTACATTTGATCCCTTTCAATCCCAAGAATTCACTTCGAAGAAGCCTAGCCTTCATGAAAGGACCAATAGTTGGCAGAGTGTAAAATCCCACTTGTTTTACACGAACAGAGGGACAAATCACTGGTCCTTGCAGAGACACCATATTTCAATACCTACTAAAAATTTGAAGGGTTCAAAACAAATGTTATGACTGACAAAGCAATAGGAATACAAACATAAAGAACCAGCTCAATGAATTAAAGTTCATAGCTTCAACATATACAAGGGATTCTCTTAcaaacatatattaaatttaaattttagatttttcatgatttggatttttctttttctttttatgggaccccccaaaaagaaaatcaacGAAACCAGCCAAATATACACTAAACACCAACTGACTCATGTAGATCAGGTTGGCTTATTTAAGAatctaataaataaacaacttaTAACAAAAggtttcatattctttttttcttttcaactttctCGGGAACCAAACAGAGACAAACGTTTTGGAGTGGCAGCgtgtttctttctctccctctctctctctctctgtggaaTTTGCTTAGTTGTAAATTTCTATCAGtgagttagaaaagaaataaataaatcaaaacccATAATTAATCACACCTGAGGGCCTAAGATCAACAACGATCAATACCTCTTAATCGCCGATCACAGCTACAAACAGAGacttttttgctttgcttttcaGTTTCTCCCAAGATTTAAGGATTCCGGTAAACTGAAATTTCCTGGTAAAGTAAAATCCAAAGAAAACGAAAACGTAAGACGACCGGTACGTGAGAGTATTAATATGTTCAAATTGTTAAAAGATCCGAATCGAGGAAAACCAGAAATCGGGAAAATTTAAGGTGGGAAGTGGTCGGATTTTTAGTGAGATGAGAAGAGATGAAGCAAACTGTTTGTTGGGTTGGGATTAGAACTGACCAGACCGACAATATAAGGATTGGATAACAAAGATGAGAGACTTGCGATAAGATAAGAGAATCTTTTGTAGAGAGAGTCTCTCAGATTATTAAAGACTTTCAAGTTTGTAGAGGCACAACATTAATCAATCACTTCTTGGTCCAATTACTGTTATGGCCCTTCTGGTTCACTAATGGTATAAgtataatttctcttttttctctgtttttttaaTAAGCCCAATGTGGATTGAATTAAGGTTTGATtaagggggggaaaaaaaaaaagaagggctacttggtaatgttgtttaagtgttgtgaaaatatgtatgaatgaaaaaatattgtgaaaatacgtgttatgttatttaaacaatgaaaactgctcaaacaacgttactaaacAAGTCCAAAGTATTTGAAGTGATGATGACTATTTTAGAATGATTGTTCTTATTTGATCAAAATCTATTCAAACATCAATAGATTTTGGTGTAAGTAGTAATCAAATCTATATCTCTTATTctcattattataaaataaaataaaataaaaatctttatcTTTTATGAGCTAAGCTGATTACAATTCACTTCGTTCGATAATTTTTGGGAATCATTAATATTTACACCTAATTAAGTATTTATGGACTTCAAAAATTCACTCCAtcttccttgtgtgtgtgtttatttctaaacaaaaaaaaaagtatttagggactaaaagtcaCACTACTTTGTAGAATCATGCATTCCTATTAGGGACATGTCACAACTTATGGGCAAAAAATTGTAGAGATTAGTTAAGGTTTGTAACAATAAATGTTTCTAAGGGAATGAAAAAAAGGTAGGTGGGTATTGAAATAAGATTTTCACTATAATATAAGAATGATAGGGGTAATTcttattggaaaaaaaagggataaaaagTCATTTAAGATTGTTTGATTAggtttaattataaataattaatgtgcCAATGAATAAAAATCGTTCGATTTAAGttaagggataaaaaaaaaaaaaaggtagatgGATATTTAATAGTATAATTTTGGGTAATGaccaataaaaatacatatgattttggatatgaaaaaataaacaaactgagtcaaaggttttgtactataTGATATGAATGATAGAAAACTAACTTGTAATCTCATGCATACAGATagatgcatttaaaaataaacataattagatatatattaaaattattaccTAAGTTGAATACTAATGATtatcatttttatgtttttgttaactcttaaaaaaattattgtgaggGTATTATCTGGTAGCGTGTGAATGGTTCattcttaattattttattttgggaacAAAATATTCTCTTACttcttaacttaatttttttatatagtaatGTTAGATGTATGCTCAACAAATCATACTGTAAACCAGGGACCAAATTTGATTACCACATAAATCAGGGAACCACAAAATTGCATGACAATTTAATGATACTTGAAAATTGACACCAaaacaaaatcttattttatataaCCATTTCACAGCACGCATTAAAACTAGCAGAATTGTATACGGAAAGCATATAAATCATGAAAAAGTTATGAAGGCTTtccttgtttattttctttcatttttttagccTTAAAAACCAATGATCTAGGTATGATCAttgttttcttcaaaaaaaaaaaaaaaaaatatatatatatatatatatatatatgatcattgaattataaattttagttaattCAATTGATAAAGTCTTTTGCTATTGAAAAACATATAAAGTGTTTGATCTCCTACTTacacaaaaaaaactaataaattttttagtctaataataaagaataattattaaagacaaatataaaatgttaaaactacaaaaaagaaaatatcaacttatgaaaaataaaaaagtcattGGACGCCCATAAATTCTGTTCCACATGTCAAAAAATGGACAAAACCTTTTTGTAATAATGGTTCTGGTTAGAAGGGTAGATATGACTTTTCACTCTAAACGGATAATATAAGTCTGACCCCAAACCAAAATGGTTATGATACATCATCACTGGCTATGTATCTAAGTCTGACAGAACAGTGTTCCGGCGGCCGATGTTACCAAGATTCCTCGTTTGAGCGACACGTGTGCAGTTATTTGCTTGGAAATTCTGGATAAGGCTGTCCAGTCTGGCAGTCTCGtctcaaaatatcatatttctgtttttttctcTCGAAATATCTGGCGTGTTTGGTATATGCGtttgaataaatatttttaatttttaaatgatactacatatattttaacacaatttttttatctacatgtatttctaaaaaatataaaaaacattgCTTATATATAAAACGTTACAAAACGGAGCAATCAGTTTTAAGATTCTACTTTCGGAGctttagggcctgtttgggtaacaagttttcatcactcaatttccgtcactcaatttccatcactcgtcactcatcactcataactcatcactcatcactcatcactcattttttcacactcatttggcaacatcacttttattttcatcactcaattttttcacactattcatgggtcccacacctGTCAGCCAGtacagtagttttttttttttttttttttattaatacccaactcaccgaagcttaaaaaaaaaaaaaaaaaaaaaaaaaaaaaaaccgaacagccaacccaggaaaagaaaaagaaaaagaaaaaaaaaaaaaaaaaataacaacgcCAAGTcgccaacccagaaaagaaaaaaaaaaaaaggaaaagaaaaagaaaagaaaaaaaaaaagaacaacgcaAACCCGCAaacccagaagaaaaaaaaaaaagaaacctgaacggccaacccaggaaaagaaaaagaaaaagaaaaagaaaaaaaaaaaaaaaaaaagccaacgccaacccagaaaaaaaaaaaaaaaaaagaaaaaaaaagtcaaaaggtggtcaaaagttgcggctgtgggtccctcatgtgtgtttatttacggaaatgccattgagttatgagttatggaaactgaaaacagccttttgttgttttcagtttccataactcataactcaaaaatcagagaattgagtgatggaaacagagttatggaaacagagttatcgtttggccaaacaacctttttactataggtcccaccatttttgagttatgagttatggaaacagagaattgagttatcaaaaaactcaatccaaacggcccCTTAATTTGAATACTCattaatttttgtacttttttggattttacttcCGAGATTGAATACAAAATTGCAAGCAAATAAATGGGTGTACATTGTACAACCACTTTAAAAGCTAATGGGTGTACAACCactttgaatatatttttttattctccttacTTGGAAGTTTAATAGGAAAGTTAGGAATAAAACATGACTTCACTCATTTCTCTTAAGCCCAAATTTTCAATGTTCAATCTTCAAAATTAATAGAAATGAGAGATAATAGTAtataaccttttttatttttgggtaaacttcatatttgatctttaatttttataccatatttcaatttagtttataacatttcaattgtgttaatttggttTCTAACCTTTTaatattgtgtcaatttagtttctACCGTTatattttagataaaaattgCTGGCATGTCAAAaggctaaaataaaatttaaatttattgtcaCATAAAtggaaactaattttttattttaaccattAGACACgttatcaatttaaaataaataaataaataaataataacggTAGTGATTAAATTAATAAGGTACTAAAAGGTTATGGATCAAATTGACATAATTGCAAAGTtagaaatcaaattaaaatatggtgcATAAGATAAGAACTAAATGCGTAatttactctttattttttattaaatgtctatatcctctttttattttaaaaatttgacctaatagttatgttattataaaatcattaattttcattcaaaCTCTTAAACAATGTTATTCTCCATTCCCATTCCATTACTTTTAAACATGcaaataagaaaaagataaatattttgtttctttgcattcttttaattttctttcaatCCCATTCATTTCTTCTATAAACTTCGAAACATAAAGtgtaaaaaattacaattcgCAATTAAATTTAACAACTAGGCAAAATTACTGCCGGTTTTTGTTATGGCTTGTTTGACTTGTCTTGCTTAGCCTTGTAATTATTTGAGAACTTACACTCGTCCACATAATGTTGAGAGATaatcttgtttgattttttttgtttgttggtaCTTGGTGTGACCAATAAAGACATTTCCTGCTTTAAAAAAATAGGGTAAAAGCAACTTCAAGAATGGTAGCAATTAACAATCATTAGAATTATCTcatcttaattgttttgttgtgGAAATTTAGTCACAGAAGCGTGCATTTTACGTCACACGTCCTTATTATAAGATGTTAATTCCGCGTTTCCAAAGTGAATTTCATTGGCAAACAGAAACAAACTAACAAACATGAGCCTTAAACACTAAGTACAACTGTATAAAATTGATGCTATTCCAAAGGCAACAAGGCATTAACTATTAAACTATAGCTAACTTACTTCCAAAGGCAACAACTTAAATTAATAGTAGcaacattatatatatgaaaaaaaacaaatgcttCCTTCTAACCTTATTATTAATTAACATGTATTGACgcatggtttaaaaaaaaaaactcaatgtTAAAAGTGTCCATTTGTGTGAAGCATGTTTCACTAAACTTTCTAAGTGTAAATAGAACAAACCATATGTGAGGACCAAGCCCATCCTGACCAAATCAGCATTATAACCCGATCAAATATGACTGAAGCAAGGCAAGCGTATGCTAGCTCGGAGGGGCATCTCCAAACATCACCCAAACAAGTTGACCAAACCCCATATCGAAGCAATGTTCTCACTTAAAAAGAGCATCGGATGATCAAAAATTCAATTACCTCAAGTATGCACATCAGCTTATACAAAAAATACTGtttattttagaataataaCAATGAGCTTTAAATTTGACAAATAACAAAGCAAAGTTGTACTAAAAAAAAGTGGCATACATTCATCAATATGGTGGTTGAAGTCCGGCCCAATAAATATTCTGAATTGTTGTTTGATTCATGGATGATTTAACCTACCAAGAATAAAAAGTCAGCTGAATTgataaaatgttgaaaaaaatatcaaagaGAAACCATTTTAGAATCggagttggaaaaaaaaaaatttatacacgAAAACTCAATTCTTCTGATTTTTCATTTCAAGGAGGATCGTTGGCTATGTACTCTGTTTAACACGGCCCAGCCTGTTCTACATGGGTTGCTACTTTGGAAATTTCATTTCAATTAAGTGATTAACCATTGAAATCTGTAGGCTGAAGGAGGAAGTACAAACAAAGCTTCAAACTTCCCCACATCTCTGAACAAAGGAACAAATAAagggtaaaaaataaaagcccaGAACTGGCAAATTAATCATctcaacaaaatttttcttgCATAAGTTCTTGAAGTGACAAGTTGTGTACGTAACgttaattactatttttatttttgggtaacaTTAACCATTCTTTTTCACAAGAAACCAAACTTGTAGCATTGGAGGAACATGATTATGACCTCGAATCTAGGGTATTATATGGGATGCAATAGCTTTAAAGGTTTAGATCAAAAGTTAGAATGTTAATTTTAATCTCAACTATTGGATTAAATTATTGCACGCAATCTCAGTCCGGAGGAACCAATGatatcaaaaatcaaatatacTTTAAACTGTCAACGTGCATAGTTGCCCTTTATGCAAACTCTATTATGTTGCAATCAATACTGTCAATTAGGTTACCAGTTAGGCAGGTAtgtttctctctaaaagaaaaaaaggtgatAAAAAAGGAGCTCTGGTTTAGTTTACCTTGTAAGAAAGGTAATCTATTTTACCAAccaaaaattgggaaaaaaaaaaaaaaaaaaaactataaattataGCAGCTTGGTCATGAGGCTCATTTCGTGaagaacagaaaaataaaaattaaggtaCATACACAATGTGAAAAGTCttcaatacataaataaatgatAAGTGAACTGTTAATGGATCAAACTTGGTCCATCCTGGGATTCATGTTCTTTTACACAGGTTGACCAAATTTGCTCCACTAAAAGAAGCAGAGTGAAACTGAAACCTAATCCTATGTTTGGATGGATGGGAAATAGAGTGAAACCTAAACCTTATATCTTGGTCCTTCTCATCTCATCTTCATCCATTCTAGATATACCCTAAAGCTCTCAACAAATACGGGTTTAATGCATGGAAACAAACTATTTGTCTCGCTCAGAAGTTAAAAACTTGTCTTTAAGATACATATATTCTAAGTTCCTCCACCACCGTAATTAGGTTGGGGCCAAATGCCTCCACCACCAATATCACCTGTGACATAAGACATGCATGATAATGGCACGAGAGACAGCCCTCGGCTTCTGAGGTCTCGCTTTCGTTCTTCGTTTCCATCATCCACTGAACCCTGAAATCAAAACAGTGTAATTTTATGAATGAGCTGAAATTCTGAAACAGGTGATGGATAATATGCAATGAATAATCAGAAACAAATTAAGTCTTTCTTGCTCTTTCAACTACGTACCATCTCATGGTGTGGTAGAGTTTTGAGGGTtggtttgtaaaatttatttatttatttttgtagctTGATACgtcattttttaagtataatggTTGGTTTAACCCTAATTGTGTCCTGCTATACGTTGGTGAAATCCAGTTCTTAGTTCTTACCGCTTGCATTGTTCTACAAGCCTTGTTTCGTGATGACTTCATGTATGGAACGCTCAGTGTCTGCagaaaaaaatctcaaaacttAGTACTCAGGTACAAATATTGTatgcaataaaaattaatttcacttCTATCTTCGATTTGTATAAAGAgttcctattttatttttattatagctTGGGATTGGAAATTGCAACACCCATTGATTatatattctgttttttttggtgggggggggggggggggggtgtttggGAGGAGGTATAAGGAACTATATCAAGTTAATTGCATTTGTTTGTGACACATAACATACAACAAAGACTCCTTAAAAAATCATATGGgaagaaatttgaaaataacaTCACTAATAAAACTAATTAGTGCTAAAAATGGAATCACGGGAAATTTGGTGACTTAGGGAATCATTATAAGTATCAAAACTCACCTCTGATGGTCGTGATCTACACTTCTTTTTGAGCtaaatttttaatcaattttgttatatatggtaattttctattttgtcatgattttcaaattaaaagttACAATAAGGATTGGTCAAGATTAAAATGTACAGCCAATAATATTTGATTATGTAATTTTCTCaatttgtttttatgatttttcctattttataatctaattttCTAAGGTGTTCTTTCTGCCTCATGATTTCTTTGCTATAAACTAGTGATTGTAGTCTCTTAGACATCCAGGTgattgattaaaaataaataaataaataaaattcagagACGTTTTCCATTCTTCTTTCTCTAATGGATTCCGAAATTCTCCTTGCAAATTCAAGAAACTCCATGGATTTAATAGTTTTATTCTTGAGATACACGTGTTCTATTTCTTGTGATGACTTGCTGCATTAGTTTAATAGATGATGATTGTCTATAGATTATCAGTAAATTAAGAGAGTTAAGCTTGACTCCTAGCCAGGCTGCTACTGCAAACCTGTTTCCATGACAACAATCAAATTGTCTTGGTATATAGTTTGAATAACAATTAATGATCTGGTTTAATGTGGGAGGAATTTTTCATgaattaattattgattaaaaaatttcagagttttttttttttttgatggattCAAAAATTCTACTTGTGAAATTAAGGAACTCTTTCATGGATTCAATGGTTTCATTCTTGATACTGACGTGTTATTTGTGACAATCCACTGCATTAGTCTACAGATTAACATTGAAGAGAGTTAAGCTCGACTCCTAGCTAGACTTCTACGACAAATCTGTTTCCACAACAACAATCAAATTGGCTTATAATATAGTTAGAATCATAATGATTTGGTTTGATGTGGAACAAGTTTTCATGAACTTTTGGAGTTGAAAACAGGAGACAGCCTAATTGCATACTCATGATctttaagaaaagaaatactaCTTGACTAGTACAATGGTAGATAAACCTTGAATGGAAAATCTATTGAGAAGCCtattttggagatttttttttcagtctAACAAGGAGGATATCCTTATGGTCTTCCCAATCAATTAGAACAAACAATCTTGTTTTGTAATCCGATAAAGTCTTAATATTAAGAGTGGCGTGGTAATTGATcacaatatttgtttttattggttgggaattctatatatatggtttaaCAGGAAGATTGAATAATATCCCAACAAATATGTGGTGTTTAgactttatatttattaaacaaaagttcatttattttctcttatcCGATATTCCAGATATCTAGTCTCGTAGATATAATTAAAGTGCAGTTAGAACTTAGAATCAATCGCATACTTTCCTTTTCTCTACTCtcacatgcatcatttatgtagTCAAAAGGAgggtgttatatatatatatatatatatatatatatatatatatataattccattatcttggtgttgtttattgtatttttagtttttttattatggcTACTTTTAGAGAAGACTGAGTTGCCAATAGATCAAGGTGGACCAAAATAAATgtatctcctttttttttgggacatatTTTTAGTGAAAGTAGTACTACCGATCGAAATAAGTTGGAAATGATTAAAAATGCTTACATTTTTTCACTTCATAGTAAGCTGATAATACACAATTATATCACCATAatgcaattttttaaagaaagaaattggttttctttgttatttttctcaattcattttgaattgaaatattCATCTG
This DNA window, taken from Quercus robur chromosome 2, dhQueRobu3.1, whole genome shotgun sequence, encodes the following:
- the LOC126712292 gene encoding bifunctional nuclease 1-like, whose translation is MVSLQGPVICPSVRVKQVGFYTLPTIGPFMKARLLRSEFLGLKGIKCSKTKVGILPHQLHLQKCKTVHCSYSSPSDGNGSMAENFNINDEDYVNSSVIEAVEVKSGIDGFMIKMRDGRNLRCVHNNPQGGHLPDYAPHPAIVLKMEDGTGLLLPIIVLEMPSVLLMAAVRNVPIARPTLYQVVKEMIDKMGYEVRIVRVTKRVHEAYFAQLYLTKVGNETECVSFDLRPSDAINIAVRCKVPIQVNKYLAYSDGMRVIESGKLFTQNPASDGLLFTEMDRPTGQPCIETKEFNLVRNMLIAAVEERYRDAAQWRDKLSQLRAKRNLNNSSWTI